One genomic window of Pseudomonas sp. LFM046 includes the following:
- a CDS encoding serine hydrolase domain-containing protein → MQIQGYFDLRFEAAREAFADLFNDPQERGAALCVQIGGETVLDLWAGVADKDGQQAWQSDTILNLFSCTKTFSAVTLLQLVGEGKLDLDAPVARYWPEFAAAGKEKISVRQVLCHRAGLPAIRAALPAEALYDWDAMTAALAAEEPWWTPGEAHGYAPITYGWLVGELIRRADGRAPGDSIVTRVARPLGLDFHVGLADEEFHRVAHIARAKGNLGDAAAQRLLKCMMTEPNSLSTRAFTNPPSIMTSTNKPEWRRMQQPAANGHGNARSLAGFYAALLDGQLLDAELLAELTREHCQGEDLTLQTATRFGLGCMLDQPDVGNATYGLGRYTFGHPGAGGSTGFADPERDLAFGFVTNTLGPYVLMDPRAQKLARVVMGCLD, encoded by the coding sequence GTGCAGATCCAGGGCTATTTCGACTTGCGCTTCGAAGCGGCGAGGGAGGCATTCGCCGACCTCTTCAACGATCCGCAGGAGCGCGGCGCCGCCCTCTGTGTGCAGATCGGCGGGGAAACCGTGCTCGACCTCTGGGCCGGCGTGGCCGACAAGGACGGCCAGCAGGCCTGGCAGAGCGACACAATCCTCAACCTCTTCTCCTGCACCAAGACCTTCTCCGCAGTGACCCTGTTGCAGCTGGTGGGGGAGGGCAAGCTGGACCTGGACGCCCCTGTTGCGCGCTATTGGCCGGAGTTTGCCGCCGCCGGCAAGGAGAAGATCAGCGTTCGCCAGGTGCTCTGCCATCGCGCGGGCCTCCCGGCAATCCGCGCTGCGCTGCCTGCCGAGGCCCTCTACGACTGGGACGCGATGACCGCCGCCCTCGCCGCCGAGGAACCCTGGTGGACGCCGGGCGAAGCCCATGGCTATGCCCCCATTACCTACGGCTGGCTGGTGGGCGAGCTGATCCGCCGTGCCGACGGCCGTGCGCCCGGCGATTCCATCGTGACCCGCGTCGCCAGGCCCCTGGGCCTGGACTTCCACGTCGGTCTGGCGGACGAGGAATTCCACCGTGTTGCCCACATCGCCCGTGCCAAGGGCAATCTGGGCGATGCCGCGGCTCAGCGCCTGCTGAAGTGCATGATGACCGAGCCGAATTCCCTCAGCACCCGCGCCTTCACCAATCCGCCGTCCATCATGACCAGCACCAACAAACCGGAATGGCGGCGCATGCAGCAACCGGCCGCCAATGGTCACGGCAACGCGCGCAGCCTGGCGGGCTTCTATGCGGCCCTGCTGGATGGCCAATTGCTGGACGCCGAGTTGCTTGCCGAGCTGACCCGGGAGCACTGCCAGGGTGAGGACCTCACGCTGCAGACCGCTACCCGCTTCGGCCTTGGCTGCATGCTGGACCAACCGGACGTGGGCAATGCCACCTATGGCCTGGGTCGCTACACCTTCGGCCACCCCGGCGCTGGTGGCTCCACTGGATTCGCCGACCCTGAACGGGACCTGGCCTTCGGCTTCGTCACCAACACGCTCGGCCCTTACGTGCTGATGGACCCTCGGGCCCAGAAACTGGCACGGGTGGTCATGGGCTGCCTGGACTGA